The genomic DNA GCTTTTTATCCAAGATAGGAGATGTTTGCTTTAAATGACTTCGAAGTTGCGATCACCTTCCCTATCACCATGTTGAATATCGAGTATCGCCCATGTATTGAGAGCTATTTCTTAGCAGACCCGTTCCAAGCTAACATTTAATTTACCGTCATACGCGTAACGAAACTTTTGAAAGCGATGTTTTCAATCGAAATCATGGGAAGTCGTCAACGATACAATGTAACTCCATGCTCAATGTTTTCTATATTTACAGTGAGCTCCGATGGTACGCAATATCGCAATACGCGTGGATAAATTTTCCGTAGGACATTCCACAATTCGGTTTTAcaaaaaagtattttaattAATGATACCTTTGGCCCAACATTAGTAAGCTTGAAATTAGTGGTGCTAATGGGTATTTTAACTAGTGTTCCTAAGAAttcaaataatattaaaacattATTTGTAACACAAACGAATAAACCCGAGCAGAATTCCATAGCTGTAACAAATCGTAATAAAAGCAATACgtccaggccgttctttatgaataaaaaaaaacaaatcgtaaTAAATTCTATTTACGCTCAACTTTGATAAATTTGGTAACATAATTTGTGCTCTCTCTGTACATTTGTTATGATGCACACTGGTTGATtgtaatatttaaattgttcGGCTTTTTGAACAAACTTCTGCGTGttcattcttttttattgctatATTAAAAGAATTATATTTAATTCACTGAAGATGTCTGGTGTCCCAGCCCGAGAAGCTTCCACAGCCGCCATACCGAATAAATAAAGTTTTTCGTTCTGCATTCGTTCCTATTCAAGCTGGTGCATAGTAGATGCACAGCGCATTGCATACCATCATCGCACATACACCATGAAACGGCGCGCGGTACGCCGGTACACGCGCAAACAACACGCACCCATTCGCGTATCAACCACCGTTGCGCAAAGACCAAAGGCAGCGCCAGTGTGCCGTGGTGCCGCAGAGAAAAACCGGCCTGCTGTGAACGCGTGCACGTGCTTCTCGCAAGGAAAACGTCGAATGCGCGAGctatgtttgtgtgcgtgtagtGGTGTAGTTTTCAAACTGTGGGGAAGCAAGTGTCCGTGCTACACGCAATTGTTAtccttttttattatgttttttgtACATCGAAGTATGCAACGATTCACGGGGTAGTGAGAAGGGATGTGAGTGAAGCAAAGGGCGAACAAAAAATTACATATACATAGAGCGTCGGTACGCACAATTGCGATAGTGTAGTGTAAAAGGAGGTTCCAAATTATTTATCCCAACTCTGTTCAAACTCGGATGTGTGGTGCCGCGGAAAAATTGTTATATTCCACCCCAAAGCTGGCAGAAAGTGTGTTGTATGTGCTCTTACATAAAGCTACTGCGCTTAAATAGCATCTGCtcgcagcaaacaaaaacacacgcgtACACGCGTGTTCGGAAGAAAGAACGCAgtcgcaaaaagaaaacaatcacTGTGTTACCATGGCGCGATTTCCGGTGCTTCGAATGTTGGTGGTACTTTTCGGAGGTGTAGTGTCGAGTTCCGTGTTGGCGGCCTTAGCAACGAGCGAAATGAATCTGCCGGTGGAGCAGGACACCCATCGGCATCATGCCCACCAGAAGGATGCAGCATACACGCACCAAAAGTCGTCCGAGGTGCCACTCTACCATAAGGAGCACGAGCTGACGGAGGCGAGCGCCCGGGAGTTTGTGGCCAGAATGAGCGAGTCCGACTTTCGTGTCCCGTCCTGGTGTAAGCCGTGCAATGCTACCACGTTGCGTTACTGTCGCTCGCAACTGTTCCTCAACGATCACTGCTGCTGTGAATATTCGCACGCCAACGGTAAGTGACCAGAAGCGACATGACTCATCGGTAGGATATCTGGAGTTGGCGGTGAGATCTGGATAAGAAAGCACAGGTTGCGGTGTTTGTTGAAATGGTATCAGCAAGATTCGTTTGTTGCGTCAAGATTTAATTGCCAACTAATTTCCCATAAGCACCGTTTGGGGAAAATCGTCCTTCTCTCGGTCCTACAGGCTCTCGTCACCCGCTTCTCCACTAATCCACACTTGAGGGTGCCATGTGCTCGTGTGAAAAGAGGTCACGCGATGTGTTGTTGCATGCTTAGGAAATGGATGATGTCATAGGGATGGCCGAGAGCTTTACTGAAGACCAATGACGTCTGTTTGCCGATTCTTACCAACTGAGCAACAAAAAGGCTAAACTATGTTTTAATTCTTATCATGATTTTATCGCAATTTGGTCAACAGATTTTATTAGAATACTTTCCTTTTAGGaagttattttgtttttcgcgtgACTAATCGAAGCAAATGCTTTCATTTGCAAACAGCGCGTCATACGGCATTCAATCACGCGTCATATGGCCTTGGCCCTGTTGGTGGATTCTATCCCGTGGCGTCTTTTGCACGTCGTAATCCCATCCGGTGTCTTCAAAACAAGCTCACCTGCGTGTGAGATCCACGCCtgtgattaattaattattcataTCCAGCTATCTCTTTTGCTATCGTTCTACATTCGAAAGAAGTTCGATGATGCGATTGAAGAATGATTTGAAAACGATCACCTTTAGTGTTGTGCTGTGTCTCTAACCCGGTCATCCACTAGTACTGTGTGCTCCCGCCTATTAAGTAACCTTCGCCACGTGGAAAACGTTGGAAAATGATGCAGCAAATGGGTCGTCGTCTTGTTCAAAAATTGCAGCGGGAAACAAAAGGCTCTTCCCTCcgcttgctgctgccggtCGGTACGGTAATAATAATATGACAAATTGTTCGTGGTCCCCGGTCCACGGCGTGACGTTCGGACAAGGCGGGAGCGAGCTGTCTCTCGTGGGATGTCTCGTGTCGCCGGCCCTCTAAATCGCGCAGTACGATAACGATAACGAGACACACTAACGCACTAAATTGCATTTACAATTGCAAAGTTGATTAGCTGTagtttttgttattgttctgAAGGGAAATTGGCTCGTCATGCTTGAACGATGCAACGATGCAAACGGCACGCGTCGTCCAGAACACATAGTCGGACGCGGTGATCGCCGTTGTTATGCTCGATCTCGCGGTGCGTTTGTGTGCCATTTACGTTGGACAGCAGCGTCACATTGAGCCGGCCAGTTCACACCGGTCTGAGTGAGTGCACACCTTGGGAGGCTTTCTTTTCGCGGTGTGTCCCTTTGCTCAATCATGTCTGTTCCGGTCGAACGACGGTTGGtacggcgaaaaaaaaaaaaaacacaatcggAAGCAACGGACACGTTTGTCCGACggcaaaacgcaaacaaacgATTTGCATAAGAATGTTTCCACGGACAGTGGAGTTTGTGTCGTTTGGTTGCTTGCTGCAAAGATGCTTGGTGCAGAAGATGTACACACCGTAGCTGCTTGTACCCGATCATCTAAATGAAAGTAGAGTGGGCAGCATTTGAACGGTTTGTTCATTTTATGTTGTAGCCGCACCTATATTTTTGTCGATCTTCTTAGACACCACACTACAACCTCCGGAGGTCTCAGTCGCCCAGTTCTGGCTTTCTTGACTTAAATTATCTGTAGATGGACTCGTAGTCAGTCGGATGAGTTTCGATACCCGTAACCGCTGTGTCAAGATCGGTGTCGGATCGCCCTGGACTTTCAATCCAAGTATGGCTAACGTTGCTCGAGAGTCATCAAGCGAAGGCAACAACGCTTCAGAATTACTGCAACTACTTCATGGTATCGAATCAGttgaaaacatattttaaactatttcgTCATGTTATAAAACTCTCCAGCCAATGTCCTCTTCGAACCCGATCATAAGCTTTAAAAGCGCAATGCAATGCCTTGCAGATCTCAAATCTCTCGTCTGCTGTTGCTACGTTGCTTGGTGCGTCTCGCGCACGTCAGGCTGAGCCGGTGGTGAACGCTTCTGGTTTTGGTCGGTTCTCGCTATTATCgtgtttttcctccctttttgGTGCCCCTGTTGGATCTTCTTTCGTCTCCCAACTCTGCAGAGGATTGGATCTTCCGATCATTCTGACTGACGAGCGCGGAATATATCACCAATGGCTCCGTTAGAGATGtttgaagatgaagatgaagcGACAAAAGGCTTCAACAGTAACCTTCATCTAATCTTCTTCCAACTAAATTATCTAACTTTGGATAAATTTCCGGTACTGCAATGCCCTTCACGATCTGGAGACAATCTGGAGATCACGTCACAAGTTTCATGTATTGATGTAGGCACGAAGGCAATTTTACGATACACCAGATTCTTCTGATTGGGAGGCTAGTTCATTAAAACTAAGCCTGCTGTCTCGAAAAGCAGGGAATCAGTCCTAATCATTGGTGGTTAAAGCGCTGTTTACTGTAAGGATACTGTAGAGACTAAGAACGCACTGCTCTCTCCGTTTAGAGACCAAACCATATGAGTGGCAAGCGCAGAATGAGATAGGATAAGGAAACATGTCTCTTATAATGCGATCCTTCAGGTTCACATAAAATCTCATGTTTAAACCATTTTTGAAGAAAGAGTTGGAACTTTTCATTAGTTGTGTGTTGAGTTGGTGGTTCAAGTCCAGGGGTAGGTTCGTTGTAGCTCTTGTATTACACATAGGCTGCTTGCTCCTCATactgaaatttaaaaattcccaCAAATCTTCCTTTGCAAAGCGTTCGTCAACGAACAGAAATGCTTCGGAGGTATCATCGACAGATAATAAACACAGTCCAGCACTATCTATGTACGTGACTGTCAGGGGGGAGCTGGGCGTATGGTGCATCAAATCAAGCAAACAATCCAATCCACCAATCCACAAAACCCAACTGGCGAATCTTATCAAAATATCAATAGTGATGTTTTTGCTTCACAGTATTTGCTCCATCTCCAAGCCGGAAGCACCGGTTACCGTGGCACGCAACATGACGGCTTATCAAAAACACGCTGGCCGATATATTTGCAATcggcgcatttttttttaccagcgCCACAGAGCGCCTAATGCATTGGTATTGGTGTGTCAGTGTTCCGAACGCGGGAAGGACACACAAAGACACATCCTACATTCCGTACGTAATTTATGCgccctcaccccccccccccccccccccccccaaaacgcAGACGACGGCACGTGTGCGTCGCCACAAGTCACGCAAGAAGGTTTGTTGAACCCCAGTTTGTCCAGGGTCCCGAAAACGCGTCCCCGGCATCGTGCTGCTAATGagaagaaagggaaaatgtAGGTCTTGATCAGATCGCATAagggggaacaaaaaaacacagatgtTGGCATGAGGGACCCACCGACCGGCCGGTGCAGGTTCGGTTTGTGCGTCGTAATAAATGTCCAAAGGACGGAACATGGACGCATTCACATTTGGTTAGGGAATCTAGAAGAAGGGAGTACGGATTGGGTTGGGTGTCGTTGTGTTGCTAACTCCGGAGACTTGAAATGTTTCCCTCTAGGAAACACACTCAATAAGGACACACATTCGATCGTTCTCTTCGGGGGGGCGTTCTCGATCAGAGCGTCACCTTAAGGAAAATAGACTGGACGGATGGTTGATGCCATTTTAATTAAGATTCCAGTGCAATCGTTCGATTAACTTGTTCATTGAATTACTGTGACTTGCTGGAGGATGTGTCCAGCGAATAGCGAAGGTTTGTTCGCTTCAGTACAGACAGCCTCCCCATATACACATATGCCCCCCCCAGTGGATGGCGACGCATGGTGAGACACAGTAACGTCTGGGCAAGGCCCATCCAAACGAATTGTGCTTTAATCTACCTCTTGGCGCAGATTCATTATGACAGTTTAGAATTCAGTTCCGAACAATGCACACGGCCGGCATTGCGGAGGTGCACGGCAGTACCAACACGCCATAGGTAAGACCGTTTGTTAACAGTTGATCAAGCTGTCAACGATGGGCGATCACAATCGACGAGGTACATCTTCCGCTCGATTCGCGCTGCGCTACACACGGCCGTTCGACTCGTCATCTTGATGTTGATGACAAGTAAACGCGCGTGCCCTTATTCTTGGATTCATTGTGCACCCGCACAATTTATGATCGCGCTGTGTGCCCTTCGGGTGGCCGTTGTTTGATTCTTTCAAATTTCACGATCAGTTGATCATGCCCCTACCAGCGCCCGTCGGGTGTATGCAGTTTCTGGAGCTTTTGCCATTAGTTACGCTAAATTGCGTCGCGTCCGGCTGTCTTTGCCTCCCAGTACCCAGTCGATTGGTATGCAGAGCACGCACTGTTCCGTCGATTCCCGCTGCATTCGCAGGGTGTTTCTGCTGGCTAGTGCTACGTGTTCCCAAACGTCAACGGTGCGCGCCACGCGTAACCCAGTGTCCCGTAAAGCCGTACGGTCACAAAATTATTTGTGAATGCGAAATTTGAAACCCAGTGTAACTGGATGCTTTAACAACTGGTACCCGATGCCCTTCGAACGGTCTCGCGCGTGAGCTTGAAGCCCGGTTGGGGGTAATTTGATACCGATTCTATCGGAATTATCTAATTCTTCCTCGATGGGGAGTTAATTTTCCATTCCGCAAGACGTAGCCAGGCCAATCGTCATTCTGGCCAGTTAATCCGATGAGTTTATGCGCattccccccaccccctcccccctctccGTTGCGGATGCGCAACACAATTAACGAGagagataataataataagaaCGATAACGGAGGGTGGAAGCAACGCTACGCGGCCTCCACCGAAACGATGGCCAGTGTTGGCGCGGTTTGCCACTTTTCACCGACTCATTAAACATTCCGGGGTCGTTTCTGGGCGGGAACACATGCCGGCTCGGAGTGCGGCTCCGTAATCGGACACGATCGGTTTTAGAAGTTGGCTTAGGTTAGGTTTATAAGGCGTACGCTTTCGGCGAAAGTAGCGCCAGTAGCAGCGCGCAGGGAATTAGATAGGATTAGTTATTTTTGGCGGGGGGAGAAAGGTGAAAAGTGTACGTTTACAGCAGCAAGGAACGGTCGAGGTCTTCTGTGCCGGTTGGTGGTTGGGTTTCTTATTGAAGCATTGTTTAAGAGAATTTTGTAATCAAATTTAGGCAGTATTTGAAGCCGGAAAACATTACAGCTGAAGCATGGGATGGGTGATCTTGGAAAGTATGCGAGAGTGACCTTCATCCGGAGAAGATGGAAGGGAAGTCCCATTGCAAGAGCGGTGAGAAAATCTATTtggggatcgaaggatcgtATAGGAGGTCCTCCACCTGTGTCCTAAATAAGAGACTAATGAGCTTACAAATCGATTTACGCAGGAGGTGATCGTACCATTTACAATGTTCAGATAGGCgaacaattttcttttttcttggcctaacgacctcaaGCGGtcgtccggtggccgaggcgacagcggcgccggtcttcacacggggcagggccggggttcaaatcctatccagaccgcctcccggTACGTAAGGCTAAcgactttactacgggtaaaattaagtcacaaaaagccagaaatggcaggccgagacctctcgaggttgtagtgccaaggaagaagaagaacgaccTCTAAGATtatgccttccatttctggcttactagacttattgattccgcttagtcagtcctcactatgggggaacggtctaGATGAGATTTGGCGAAGATCTTGAGTGAATATATTCATCAACGATAATAGCATGAGAAATGCACGAGGGTACAGGCAGCTAATCTGAGGAAAGCGATCAGATTACATTCGATATGGTGACGAACGTGTTGGACGATTAGCTCACCTTATCGTAAGAATGAATTAAACTAATCTGGGTCTTTTGGATTCATCATATCATTAGACTTCTGTGAAGCATTATACTcatgctatttttatcaagAATACTTGATAAGTCCGAAAAGAGACACTCAAATATGTTTCCTGGACGAACATGTCTGCAGATTGCGAACTTTCCCCTGCTCGAGTTATTCGCTGGAATATTATCAACCTTCTTATCAACATTGTGACAACAAATGTAGCTTCCCACGAAAAACCGAATAAATATTCCCTTGAAGCTCGTACTTCTTTTAGCTGCATTGCTAGAAATGTAGCTGAATATCTAATAAGTATTCTCAGGACACTCCAGTGCCACGTAATTGGGCAAGTTATAAATAACGTTTCTTACGTCATCGCAGGATTTACTAAGTTACGCTCCATAGACTTACAGACGTCTCGTTACAGTTTGTAGTTAATCTCGCCACTAATGAACAGCATGTGGGCGATCCTAAGTTCATATTTTAATTCCAGCACCAATAGTCTAACCGCACCACTTAACTTCCATGGAGTGCGCTAAGCGATCTGGTGCTGAAATGGATTTCGATACTGTTGTGTAAATTAAAGCATttcgcaaaagcaaaacatacaCAACCCCCACTTTTCCCGCCTAATCGATACCTGTGCTGATCGTACAccgtgttttatgttttgtgaatGGGGAGCAAACGGAATGCGTGCCTCCTGTTCTTTGACTACTTCACACCAACGCAACGTGACTCATGTTTGATTTCGTTCTCCCGCGTGCCAAATCTATCCTGGTCGAAATCTAACCTATCTAACGTACACGCCTAACGCCATGCTATCTTTCCCTTCCAGAGCAACTGCCATGGATCTCTCACACCTGTCATCGTAGGTTGGAAGCGCTCTGCACGGTAAACGCCGGAACGTGCAGCAAGTACCGTGCGATCAAAGAGTGTTGCTGCGATGTAGAAACGAAGCTGGAGTGTAAGTACCTTATtccctgcttttttttttgttgttgttcttgtaGGATCTCCACCTTTTCCAACGAAATCCAGAGAAGGTGTTTATTTAACCTTAGCCAGATCGATAACGAGCACAACACCACACCAGACCCCCATAACACGGGGatcggtttttctttttcttttttggaacATGAACTCTTCCTCCGCGTTCAGATTAACTCGCACGCTACGATCGGATCGCTTATCGACCAGACCGACCGTTCGGAACACAAACCAGAAGCTGTGTCGTCCACCGCCTGGAGCACTCTAAAGGTGCACCCTGCCGTGAGCCACTCATGACACTTAATAGCCGCTCGATAATCATTCGCCCATAATCATGAGGATCTCTGGCCGGCATTGCATTGCACCCACAAACCTCAATAGCTTGCACGAGTAGGTCAATTCGTGTGCGGCGGATGCATTATTCGGCGGAAGCTGCAAGACAGACGCAACGCGAAGGTCCGCTAATTCGGTGCGCGTTGATGATTATTCGAATTATTAAAGTAGCAATAAAACTGGGATCGTGCCTGAGCGCGCCGAACGAATAGGTCATGTTCCGTTTCGGATGATGTGATGGGGAGTGTAAATATTTACACTCGCATAAAATCACCGGCGAACGGCGCGGTTTAGAATTGAACCCTGGAACTTTTTCGCACCACAGCATTGCCCCCGAAAAAGCAAACTGAGGCATGGGCCATTGAAGTCCCTGGATGAATGTGATCGACTTTATGGGTGATGTGCATCTGCGAGAGGAAGATTTTAACGACACCGTGCGTCGCGCTTGTATTGTTGTTTACCGTGCAGGAACTAAAAAGATTTGTGGCCTATTGACACGCGACGTGAACGATGGATCGGAACCTGACGGCAAGGAAAATAGATCAATTTTTTACGATGCCACAAAACCGAAAATACACGACAGCCAGTGGCATCCTGGCTCGTTTGTGGCAGCAACAGTTGGCCAAATACGTATGTACAGCTGC from Anopheles stephensi strain Indian chromosome 2, UCI_ANSTEP_V1.0, whole genome shotgun sequence includes the following:
- the LOC118505689 gene encoding uncharacterized protein LOC118505689; this encodes MARFPVLRMLVVLFGGVVSSSVLAALATSEMNLPVEQDTHRHHAHQKDAAYTHQKSSEVPLYHKEHELTEASAREFVARMSESDFRVPSWCKPCNATTLRYCRSQLFLNDHCCCEYSHANEQLPWISHTCHRRLEALCTVNAGTCSKYRAIKECCCDVETKLEFKHKYSTGTDVQPARIVALLVLTFWTALHMLLRLS
- the LOC118505690 gene encoding uncharacterized protein LOC118505690 translates to MGYPFRRWEDSVTDCWCIVDAQRIAYHHRTYTMKRRAVRRYTRKQHAPIRVSTTVAQRPKAAPVCRGAAEKNRPAVNACTCFSQGKRRMRELCLCACSGVVFKLWGSKCPCYTQLLSFFIMFFVHRSMQRFTG